The following proteins are co-located in the Desulfoscipio sp. XC116 genome:
- a CDS encoding hydrolase, with protein MLLMDKTALLIIDIQGLLARTVYESHLIYANWQKLIKAAQLFKLPIILVEQNSNGLGRTIPELRGLLGDLPPIQKMTFNACLNEEFLHRLKETKREQLLVAGIEAHVCVYQTVSGLLKESSYQVHVASDAVSSRTAWNRDMALKRMRELGAVITTTKMALFEIMHTSEGELFRQFIKIVK; from the coding sequence ATGTTGCTTATGGATAAAACCGCCTTGTTGATTATAGATATACAAGGGTTACTGGCCCGAACAGTATATGAATCCCATCTAATCTATGCTAATTGGCAAAAACTGATTAAGGCAGCCCAGCTTTTTAAACTCCCCATTATCCTGGTGGAACAGAATTCTAATGGACTGGGAAGGACAATTCCTGAACTGCGTGGATTGTTGGGAGATCTACCTCCGATACAAAAAATGACCTTCAATGCCTGCTTAAACGAAGAATTTTTGCACAGGCTTAAGGAAACAAAACGAGAGCAGCTTCTTGTAGCAGGTATTGAGGCCCATGTCTGTGTTTATCAAACTGTTAGCGGCCTTCTAAAAGAGTCGTCTTACCAGGTCCATGTAGCATCTGATGCCGTATCCTCACGTACCGCATGGAATCGAGACATGGCTTTGAAACGAATGCGAGAGTTGGGTGCGGTCATTACTACGACCAAGATGGCCTTGTTTGAAATCATGCACACCTCGGAAGGAGAACTGTTTAGGCAGTTTATTAAAATCGTAAAATAA
- a CDS encoding S-layer homology domain-containing protein yields the protein MLILAVYLNFTDAGATYYTGYLAAAKRLNIAGGVGNNMFAPDKEITRQEMLTLLHNALKAIGRLPEGTAGKPLSAFTDADEIAPWAKEAITLLVETGTIGGNESKLSPMGITTRAEMAQVLYKLLSKQ from the coding sequence CTGCTAATTCTTGCAGTATACTTAAATTTTACAGATGCCGGAGCCACCTATTATACCGGTTATCTGGCGGCGGCAAAGCGGTTAAATATAGCGGGCGGCGTGGGAAACAATATGTTTGCCCCAGACAAAGAAATCACCCGTCAGGAAATGTTAACCCTATTGCACAATGCATTGAAGGCCATTGGGAGACTGCCGGAAGGAACAGCCGGTAAACCGTTGTCCGCTTTCACGGATGCAGATGAAATTGCTCCCTGGGCCAAAGAAGCCATAACACTGCTGGTGGAAACCGGAACCATCGGTGGAAATGAAAGCAAACTTTCTCCCATGGGTATAACGACCAGGGCGGAAATGGCGCAGGTGCTTTATAAGTTACTGTCAAAGCAATAA
- a CDS encoding glycosyl transferase family 2 — protein sequence MSEADLIVVCDTGSSDGTVQRLRDKGVAVYSIKIAPWRFDVARNIALNFIPCDFDICICTDLDELFEAGWREKLETVWTPETTRLRYMFTWKFNPDGTRGVTYQQEKIHGRHGYRWVNPVHEVLRYYAEKPEVYAYEPAIYIDHFPDPTKSRGQYLPLLELSQKENPADSITAFWLGREYMFYRQYDKCIETLQGHLALPSAVWDQERCASMRYIAESYKALGDLNEAKKWFYRAIAECPSIREPYVDMARLGYELKEWSLVYQMLDETLKINVRPFSYLAEESSWDSTIYDLGAIACYRLELFEKARELAQIAFDMNPDDERLRSNLQIIKEKVKD from the coding sequence ATGAGCGAAGCGGACCTAATCGTTGTATGCGATACCGGTTCGTCGGACGGCACGGTACAAAGGCTCCGGGATAAAGGCGTGGCAGTCTACAGCATAAAGATTGCTCCCTGGAGATTTGACGTTGCAAGAAATATAGCGTTAAATTTTATCCCTTGTGATTTTGACATTTGCATCTGTACCGACCTTGATGAGCTTTTTGAGGCGGGGTGGAGGGAAAAACTTGAAACCGTTTGGACTCCCGAAACTACAAGGCTGAGATACATGTTCACCTGGAAGTTCAACCCGGATGGGACCCGGGGCGTTACCTACCAGCAGGAAAAAATTCACGGCCGGCATGGATACAGATGGGTAAATCCGGTTCATGAGGTACTGCGGTACTACGCGGAAAAGCCCGAGGTGTACGCATATGAACCGGCAATTTACATTGACCATTTTCCCGACCCCACTAAATCCAGGGGACAATATTTGCCCCTGCTTGAGCTTTCGCAAAAAGAAAACCCCGCTGACAGCATTACTGCTTTCTGGCTGGGCAGGGAATATATGTTTTACCGGCAATACGACAAATGCATTGAAACGCTTCAGGGACACCTTGCCCTTCCAAGCGCCGTATGGGATCAGGAACGGTGCGCTTCAATGAGATATATTGCCGAGTCTTATAAAGCTTTGGGCGATTTAAACGAGGCGAAAAAATGGTTCTACAGGGCCATCGCGGAGTGCCCTTCAATAAGGGAACCCTATGTGGATATGGCGCGCCTGGGATATGAGTTGAAAGAATGGTCTCTCGTTTACCAAATGCTTGATGAAACACTTAAAATAAATGTCAGGCCTTTTTCCTATCTGGCGGAAGAATCAAGCTGGGACAGCACCATCTACGATTTGGGAGCCATCGCTTGCTACAGGCTCGAATTGTTTGAAAAAGCCCGTGAGCTGGCCCAGATTGCCTTTGATATGAATCCCGACGATGAAAGGCTTAGAAGTAATCTTCAAATAATTAAAGAAAAAGTTAAAGACTAG
- a CDS encoding methylated-DNA--[protein]-cysteine S-methyltransferase codes for MYYSTTYPSSVGLLTLASDGESLVGLWIEGQKYHGDTIPEAMTEKDAMPVFNAVKKWLDSYFAGAKPDVSELPLAPIGSEFRHGVWSILRAIPYGEVITYGDIAKKMVVKMNKESMSSQAVGGAVGHNPISIIIPCHRVVGSNGSLTGYAGGIGIKKKLLELEGVDMSLLFSPQKGTAL; via the coding sequence ATGTATTACTCAACAACTTATCCTTCGTCTGTAGGTCTGCTTACGTTAGCAAGTGACGGTGAAAGTCTCGTTGGTTTGTGGATAGAGGGGCAGAAGTACCACGGCGATACCATACCCGAAGCAATGACGGAGAAGGACGCTATGCCGGTTTTTAACGCTGTAAAAAAGTGGTTGGACAGTTATTTTGCCGGTGCAAAGCCTGACGTTTCCGAATTGCCGTTAGCGCCCATTGGCAGCGAGTTTCGTCATGGAGTATGGAGCATTTTACGTGCGATCCCCTACGGTGAAGTTATCACTTATGGCGACATTGCGAAAAAAATGGTCGTAAAAATGAACAAGGAAAGTATGTCCAGTCAAGCAGTGGGCGGGGCTGTCGGCCACAATCCCATTTCAATTATAATTCCCTGCCACCGGGTTGTAGGGTCTAACGGCAGCTTGACGGGGTATGCCGGTGGCATTGGCATAAAGAAAAAACTGCTTGAGTTGGAGGGTGTTGACATGTCCCTCCTGTTCTCGCCCCAAAAAGGTACTGCGCTCTGA
- a CDS encoding glycosyltransferase, whose translation MPYSSASGKAWSERIIKRLIGKCRNNSILDVGVGAGSYHAILRSQLPSTEFNGLEIWEPYIEKYFLKEKYDNMIKADIRDFTPQKIYGITLLGDILEHMTKEEAIKVYYKLLNASEYVLISIPVVYYPQDEYMGNPYEKHIKDDWSHNEVLSSFDCLSLYHLENEIGVYVGYNPKLQKKEDLLTANKPTCAVYGIYKNEEKFMARFLNSVKDADEIVLCDTGSADQTNTILQNFKEQNPGSNLKTYKIFVSPWRFDDARNTALSLIDGDMDICIPLDIDEYLMENWREVLGSRWDFNFTRYYHKFKTPWANGRFSAHWHERIHKRYGYTWKLPVHEILEHQGAEKICRLEDFWIYHEPEHKRSRSSYLPMLEQSVKERPDVWRTWSFLADEYLSANRFEEALAAIDKALALKDSDKGYLYKMKHHLYSNQNKQELAMLNLDISTFHLSNRREPYFEKARYLRQLGRNIEAYLTLIEAQKFNQKIVDYHYNPDCWDEEFDKFMREMQELAKKEWLLYE comes from the coding sequence ATGCCGTATAGTTCCGCTTCGGGAAAAGCTTGGTCCGAAAGAATAATAAAACGCTTAATTGGGAAATGCCGCAACAACTCAATATTGGATGTTGGCGTCGGTGCGGGCAGCTACCATGCCATACTCCGGTCCCAATTACCCTCTACCGAATTCAACGGACTTGAAATATGGGAACCATATATCGAAAAATACTTCCTTAAAGAAAAATATGACAACATGATTAAAGCGGATATCAGAGACTTCACCCCGCAAAAAATCTATGGAATAACTCTTTTAGGCGATATCCTGGAGCATATGACAAAGGAAGAGGCCATAAAGGTTTACTATAAGCTGCTGAATGCCAGCGAATATGTACTGATCAGCATCCCCGTTGTTTACTATCCCCAGGACGAATATATGGGCAATCCCTATGAAAAACATATAAAAGACGACTGGAGTCACAATGAAGTTCTTTCATCCTTTGACTGCCTATCACTTTATCACCTTGAAAATGAAATTGGTGTCTATGTCGGATATAATCCCAAGCTGCAAAAAAAAGAGGATTTGTTGACAGCAAACAAACCAACCTGCGCGGTCTATGGGATTTATAAAAATGAAGAAAAATTTATGGCCAGGTTCTTAAACTCGGTAAAAGACGCCGACGAAATAGTCCTGTGCGATACCGGTTCGGCTGATCAAACAAATACAATACTTCAGAATTTCAAAGAACAGAACCCCGGGTCTAATCTTAAAACTTATAAAATATTTGTTTCTCCATGGAGATTTGATGACGCGCGCAATACAGCGTTATCCCTGATTGACGGTGATATGGATATCTGCATCCCTCTGGATATTGACGAATATCTGATGGAAAACTGGCGGGAGGTTCTAGGCAGCAGGTGGGACTTTAACTTTACGCGCTATTACCATAAATTTAAAACTCCTTGGGCCAATGGCCGCTTTTCCGCGCACTGGCACGAAAGAATCCACAAAAGATATGGCTACACATGGAAGCTGCCGGTACACGAAATATTGGAGCATCAAGGTGCGGAAAAAATTTGCCGGCTGGAAGATTTCTGGATTTATCACGAGCCCGAGCATAAAAGATCCCGGTCGTCCTATTTGCCCATGCTGGAACAATCGGTCAAAGAAAGGCCCGACGTATGGAGAACCTGGAGCTTCCTGGCGGATGAGTATTTATCTGCAAACAGGTTTGAAGAAGCTTTGGCGGCCATAGATAAAGCGCTGGCCTTAAAAGATTCCGATAAAGGTTACCTTTATAAAATGAAACACCATTTATATAGCAATCAAAATAAACAAGAACTGGCCATGCTAAATCTCGATATTTCCACTTTTCACCTGTCAAACAGAAGAGAACCGTATTTTGAAAAAGCGCGTTATTTGCGCCAATTGGGCAGAAATATTGAAGCTTATCTCACTCTAATAGAAGCTCAAAAGTTTAACCAGAAGATTGTAGATTATCATTACAATCCAGACTGTTGGGATGAAGAGTTTGACAAATTCATGCGGGAAATGCAGGAGCTCGCGAAAAAGGAATGGTTGCTATATGAATAA
- a CDS encoding ATP-binding cassette domain-containing protein, with the protein MRISGGDKIALIGENGVGKTTLFKTICGWDKDCSGTVPSTLRLKSAILPGNLIICRVTPVFLIML; encoded by the coding sequence TTGAGAATATCAGGGGGAGATAAGATTGCATTAATTGGAGAAAACGGTGTTGGCAAGACAACCTTGTTTAAAACAATATGCGGCTGGGATAAAGACTGCAGTGGCACAGTGCCATCAACCCTGCGGTTAAAATCGGCTATTTTGCCCGGAAACTTAATAATCTGCAGGGTGACGCCAGTATTCTTGATAATGCTTTAG
- a CDS encoding N-acetyltransferase, which translates to MNKMIKIRNEEETDYERVEEITRKAFWNLYIPGCIEHYLVHVMRSHKDFLPELDLVIEVDNQIIGNIMYTKTKLIDESGEEKDILTFGPVCILPEYQRKGYGKKLMEYSFEQAAALDYDAIVIFGNPNNYVSRGFKSCKKYNVCLENGTYPAAMMVKELRPDVLDGRKWVYHQSPVFEIDEQEAGRFDEGLESLEKKYKPSQEEFYIHSHSIIQ; encoded by the coding sequence ATGAACAAAATGATTAAGATTAGGAATGAAGAAGAAACAGATTATGAGAGAGTGGAAGAGATCACAAGGAAAGCTTTTTGGAATTTATATATTCCGGGGTGCATTGAACACTATTTAGTTCATGTTATGCGATCCCACAAAGACTTTCTGCCGGAGTTGGATCTGGTGATTGAAGTTGATAATCAGATCATCGGGAATATTATGTATACGAAAACAAAACTAATTGATGAGTCTGGGGAAGAAAAAGACATTCTTACTTTCGGCCCAGTTTGCATTTTGCCGGAATATCAGAGAAAGGGATATGGAAAAAAACTAATGGAGTATTCCTTTGAACAGGCGGCCGCACTTGATTATGATGCGATTGTAATATTTGGAAATCCGAATAATTATGTAAGCCGCGGTTTTAAGAGTTGCAAAAAGTACAATGTCTGTCTTGAAAATGGGACATATCCGGCGGCAATGATGGTAAAAGAACTCAGACCAGATGTCTTGGACGGAAGAAAATGGGTTTACCATCAAAGTCCTGTATTTGAGATAGATGAACAAGAAGCTGGGCGCTTTGACGAGGGTCTGGAAAGCCTGGAGAAAAAATACAAGCCAAGTCAGGAAGAATTTTATATTCACAGCCATTCTATTATACAGTGA
- a CDS encoding serpin family protein: protein MKKRMIAGVFGFMLLASTLFFLSDRGVSAQAADLMSGVKANTVNAAVVDLAGGDSGAIANFAVKLLQNSAVPEENTLVSPLSVLCALAMTANGAEGATLAQMEDAFGLHVPELNDYLHTYLQNLPSGDKYKVSVADSIWFRDDKNLTVKKDFLQTNADYYSASIYKAAFDETTLKDINAWVSDNTDGMIENILDEIPNGAIMYLINALAFDAEWANIYSEDQVRDGAFTTESGATRDVEMMYNTEHRYLEDGNATGFVKYYADRRYAFAALLPNEGVSVADYIASLTGDGLMSTLNNAQDVAVETAIPKFESEYAVEMNDILKAMGITDAFDADSADFTGISEPVNGNIFISRVLHKTYIAVDEKGTKAGAATAVEMLCGSALLDEPPTVYLDRPFVYLLIDCDTNLPIFIGTVTDID, encoded by the coding sequence ATGAAAAAACGAATGATCGCGGGAGTGTTTGGTTTTATGCTGCTGGCTTCCACGCTGTTTTTTCTCTCCGACCGCGGGGTATCCGCACAGGCCGCGGACCTGATGTCCGGCGTGAAGGCCAATACCGTAAACGCTGCTGTTGTGGATTTGGCCGGCGGCGACTCCGGGGCAATTGCGAACTTTGCCGTAAAACTGTTGCAGAACAGCGCGGTTCCCGAAGAAAACACCCTTGTCTCTCCCCTTTCCGTGTTATGCGCCCTCGCCATGACGGCCAACGGCGCCGAGGGCGCAACGCTGGCGCAGATGGAGGATGCATTCGGCCTTCACGTTCCGGAGCTCAACGACTACCTGCACACTTACCTGCAGAACCTGCCGTCGGGCGATAAGTATAAGGTGAGTGTCGCCGATTCTATTTGGTTTAGAGACGACAAAAACCTGACGGTGAAAAAGGATTTTCTCCAGACAAACGCCGATTATTACAGCGCTTCCATCTACAAAGCGGCTTTTGATGAAACCACGCTAAAGGATATCAACGCCTGGGTTAGCGACAACACGGACGGCATGATTGAAAACATCCTCGACGAGATCCCGAACGGAGCCATTATGTATCTCATCAACGCCCTGGCCTTCGACGCCGAGTGGGCGAATATCTACAGCGAAGATCAGGTAAGGGACGGCGCTTTCACGACGGAGTCCGGGGCAACCCGGGACGTGGAGATGATGTATAACACCGAGCACCGCTACCTGGAGGACGGCAATGCCACAGGCTTTGTCAAATACTACGCCGACCGGAGATACGCCTTTGCCGCCCTGCTGCCGAACGAGGGCGTCTCCGTTGCCGATTATATCGCTTCCCTTACCGGCGACGGACTTATGAGCACCCTCAACAACGCGCAGGATGTCGCGGTAGAAACCGCGATCCCCAAGTTCGAAAGCGAATACGCTGTGGAGATGAACGATATTCTCAAAGCTATGGGCATAACGGATGCTTTCGATGCGGATAGCGCCGATTTTACAGGAATTAGTGAACCTGTGAATGGTAATATCTTTATCAGCCGGGTGCTCCACAAGACCTACATCGCCGTGGATGAAAAAGGCACCAAGGCGGGCGCGGCCACCGCGGTGGAAATGCTATGTGGAAGTGCATTGTTGGATGAACCCCCAACAGTATACCTGGACCGGCCGTTTGTTTACCTGCTCATCGACTGCGATACAAATCTGCCCATCTTTATCGGCACTGTAACGGATATAGATTAG
- a CDS encoding nucleotidyltransferase domain-containing protein: MDFNINTWMKGYLDGLKALFGSRLLFAGLQGSYGRDEATDGSDIDAVVILEQVTPGDLKAYGTMLDTLPHREKVCGFISGRQELLNWERSDLFQFYHDTTPVFGSIDFLLSLIGKEDIRRAIRIGACNIYHMCGHNMVHEKNAEILKALYKSAAFTVQAVYYDQTGTYVKQKAELIPLLQPQEREILQTGMTIKKQPDMARTEFERFSELLFNWAAGLIIKYKTELN; encoded by the coding sequence ATGGATTTTAATATAAACACTTGGATGAAAGGATATTTGGACGGGCTGAAAGCTTTGTTCGGTTCTCGCCTGCTGTTTGCCGGGCTTCAGGGAAGTTATGGACGGGACGAAGCGACAGACGGCAGCGACATTGACGCGGTTGTCATACTGGAGCAGGTCACTCCGGGAGATTTGAAGGCATACGGCACTATGCTGGACACGCTTCCGCACCGGGAGAAAGTCTGCGGGTTTATCTCCGGCCGGCAGGAGCTGCTGAATTGGGAACGCTCCGATCTGTTCCAGTTCTACCATGACACCACCCCGGTTTTCGGAAGCATTGACTTTCTGCTGTCGCTGATCGGCAAAGAGGATATTCGTCGCGCCATCCGAATCGGGGCCTGCAATATCTACCACATGTGCGGTCACAATATGGTGCATGAGAAGAACGCGGAGATATTGAAGGCCCTTTATAAATCAGCCGCTTTTACTGTACAGGCGGTCTATTACGACCAAACGGGAACTTACGTAAAGCAGAAGGCCGAGCTTATCCCCTTGCTGCAACCGCAGGAACGGGAGATTTTGCAGACCGGTATGACGATCAAAAAGCAACCCGATATGGCGCGGACGGAGTTTGAACGATTTTCCGAACTGTTGTTCAATTGGGCAGCGGGGTTGATTATTAAGTATAAGACTGAGTTGAATTGA
- a CDS encoding glycosyl transferase family 2 translates to MKKLKICVYAVCKNEAQFVDRWMDSMSEADCIIVTDTGSTDDTVEKLKQRGTTVHIDIIKPWRFDRARNSCLAQIPEDMDICVSTDLDEVFETGWRKSLENAWINGTTRARYHYTWSFNPDGTPGVTFYYDRIHARKGYRWFNPVHECLYFTGKGEEKHVWCPDVRLRHYPDSSKDRSSYLPLLELAVAERPDDPRSYHYLGREYMFSGMWNQCIETLRKHISLPNSHWKEERGASMRFIARAYKAQNNYIEAKSWLYKSIAETPHVREPYVEMAKLMYEQKDWAGIYHMVKDALKIKEKSTHINDAWCWDYTIYDLGALACYYIGLQKEAMEYAKIALDMNPHDERLKRNYEIIKGSISASM, encoded by the coding sequence ATGAAAAAGCTAAAAATATGTGTCTATGCAGTGTGTAAGAATGAAGCGCAGTTCGTTGACCGGTGGATGGACTCAATGAGCGAAGCTGATTGTATCATAGTGACCGACACGGGTTCTACGGATGACACGGTGGAAAAGCTGAAACAAAGGGGCACAACAGTCCACATTGATATTATCAAGCCCTGGCGGTTTGACAGAGCTAGAAACTCATGTCTGGCGCAAATTCCTGAGGACATGGATATATGTGTAAGCACCGATCTTGATGAAGTTTTTGAAACAGGCTGGCGTAAAAGTCTTGAAAATGCCTGGATTAACGGGACCACCAGAGCCAGGTACCATTACACCTGGAGCTTTAATCCGGACGGCACGCCCGGTGTTACATTCTATTATGACCGGATCCATGCCAGAAAGGGCTATCGGTGGTTTAACCCGGTCCACGAATGTCTGTATTTCACCGGCAAGGGGGAGGAAAAACATGTATGGTGCCCTGATGTGAGGCTTCGGCATTATCCGGACAGTAGCAAAGACAGGAGTTCTTACCTGCCCCTGCTTGAACTGGCCGTTGCGGAAAGGCCCGACGATCCCAGGAGCTACCATTATCTTGGCCGGGAATATATGTTCTCCGGTATGTGGAATCAATGTATAGAAACCCTGCGTAAGCATATCTCATTGCCAAACTCGCACTGGAAAGAGGAAAGAGGCGCATCCATGCGGTTTATCGCTCGGGCCTACAAAGCACAAAATAATTATATTGAGGCTAAAAGTTGGCTTTATAAATCAATTGCGGAGACACCACATGTAAGAGAGCCGTATGTTGAAATGGCCAAACTTATGTATGAGCAAAAAGATTGGGCGGGCATTTACCACATGGTAAAAGACGCGTTAAAAATAAAGGAGAAGTCGACTCATATAAATGATGCCTGGTGCTGGGACTATACGATATATGACCTGGGCGCGCTGGCTTGTTATTATATAGGCTTGCAAAAAGAAGCAATGGAATATGCAAAAATTGCACTGGATATGAATCCGCATGATGAGAGGTTAAAAAGAAATTATGAAATAATAAAAGGAAGTATCTCGGCTTCCATGTAG
- a CDS encoding AAA family ATPase, with product MTKYVAVAGKGGVGKTTFITLMLRQIIREKEISILAVDADPNANLNETLGITVTSTISEVLEENKNIKASQDETSKASFFNRLDQCLLKTPGFDFLTMGAPQGFGCYCYPNNILRMYLETLGNNYDFVIIDSEAGMEHISRLTIPHIDIMFVVSDSSGRGIRSAGRVHDLIRGLQADVDKIYLIVTHTVENSLKSLADEIAQTGLQLIGDIPLDDLIFQQDIIGKPLFDLPDKAISLQAVDKILRQAGVGGRFSDSK from the coding sequence TTGACAAAATATGTTGCTGTAGCTGGAAAGGGTGGCGTAGGGAAAACAACCTTTATAACTTTGATGTTAAGACAAATAATACGTGAAAAAGAAATTTCCATTTTGGCTGTCGATGCTGATCCTAATGCAAATTTAAATGAAACATTGGGAATAACGGTCACTTCTACTATTTCCGAAGTTTTAGAGGAAAACAAGAATATAAAGGCTTCTCAGGACGAAACTTCCAAAGCATCTTTTTTTAATAGACTGGATCAATGCCTGCTTAAAACTCCCGGCTTTGATTTTCTAACTATGGGTGCTCCGCAAGGTTTCGGTTGTTATTGTTATCCTAATAACATTTTGCGGATGTATTTGGAGACACTTGGTAATAATTATGATTTTGTGATAATTGATTCTGAAGCTGGAATGGAGCATATTAGCCGGCTGACAATTCCCCACATTGATATCATGTTTGTTGTTAGTGATTCCTCAGGTCGTGGAATTCGCTCAGCCGGACGAGTTCATGACTTGATCCGGGGATTACAGGCTGATGTTGATAAGATTTATTTGATAGTTACTCATACGGTTGAAAATAGCCTAAAGTCTCTGGCTGATGAAATTGCTCAAACAGGGTTACAGCTAATTGGAGATATTCCACTAGATGACTTAATATTTCAACAGGATATTATAGGTAAACCGCTCTTTGACTTGCCTGATAAAGCGATTTCACTGCAGGCGGTGGATAAAATACTACGACAAGCGGGAGTCGGGGGACGGTTCTCTGACTCAAAATGA